Part of the Moorella sp. E308F genome, TCTGCTGAGGATGGTTGTTGGTCTGGACCGTCCATCTCGGGGACAAATATTTTACCGGGGAAAACAGGTAAGCGGTGTTATGGATAAGATGGCTATTGTTTTTCAGTCCTTTGCCCTGCTGCCATGGTTAACAGTGATGGAGAATGTGGCCCTGGGTTTGGAGGCTAAAAATATCCCGCGGGCTGAAAGGGAGAGAATAGCCAATAAATATATTCAAAAAGTAGGGCTGGACGGATTTGAGGATGCTTACCCGCGGGAACTTTCCCGGGGCATGAAACAGAGGGTGGGTATTGCCCGGGCCCTGACCATGGAACCGGAACTCCTCTGCATGGATGAACCCTTTTCCGCCCTGGATGCCTTTACGGCCCAGAACCTGCGGGAGGAGCTTT contains:
- a CDS encoding ABC transporter ATP-binding protein, whose protein sequence is MVWLALLEVNHVYKTYTDANRSLTVLNDISLNVAKGEFVCLVGPSGSGKSTLLRMVVGLDRPSRGQIFYRGKQVSGVMDKMAIVFQSFALLPWLTVMENVALGLEAKNIPRAERERIANKYIQKVGLDGFEDAYPRELSRGMKQRVGIARALTMEPELLCMDEPFSALDAFTAQNLREELLDLWLDVTLPVKSVLMVTHGIEEAVFMADRVIVLSKRPARILADVRIDLPRPRNMKDEAFARVTDKIYSLLF